One region of Bactrocera neohumeralis isolate Rockhampton chromosome 5, APGP_CSIRO_Bneo_wtdbg2-racon-allhic-juicebox.fasta_v2, whole genome shotgun sequence genomic DNA includes:
- the LOC126759989 gene encoding uncharacterized protein LOC126759989 yields MAKKGKKDKKGKKDDQADGGKKGKKGKKDRKSALSEEPSLGKGKKGKGKDKGKRKKSKMSVRQSKAASAMVHAEPAPLPPPPPPPEPKCNDKIKSDDPCRYTEDACCKGAVACRPNHYPGILEEPERMAVVGSESGSYESLCKLVRAGMRCADRVFIMTPWGNYVIFRAHDEHNKIYFIYDGCTCNVNRFRYLDLNEGTAGLLYFDCVHALISYMLDSKKQRMSLKRIKRSVIDDICKEFCEYGH; encoded by the coding sequence ATGGCTAAGAAAGGCAAAAAGGATAAGAAAGGCAAAAAAGATGACCAAGCCGATGGTGGAAAAAAGGGCAAGAAAGGCAAAAAAGACCGCAAAAGTGCTTTAAGTGAAGAACCCTCGTTAGGGAAAGGCAAAAAGGGTAAGGGCAAGGACAAAGGCAAACGAAAGAAGAGCAAAATGTCAGTGCGTCAATCGAAAGCGGCATCGGCCATGGTTCACGCGGAACCAGCGCCCTTACCACCACCTCCGCCGCCACCAGAGCCTAAATGCAATGATAAGATAAAGTCTGATGATCCGTGCCGTTACACGGAAGACGCTTGCTGCAAAGGAGCCGTGGCTTGTAGACCAAATCACTATCCCGGAATTTTAGAAGAACCTGAACGCATGGCTGTCGTTGGCTCGGAGAGCGGTAGTTACGAGAGTCTTTGTAAATTGGTTCGCGCTGGTATGCGCTGTGCGGATCGCGTTTTCATCATGACGCCCTGGGGCAATTATGTGATATTTCGCGCACACGATGAgcataacaaaatatattttatatatgacgGCTGCACTTGCAACGTGAATCGCTTCCGGTATCTGGATTTGAATGAGGGCACTGCTGGTTTGCTTTACTTTGATTGTGTCCATGCACTCATTTCATACATGTTGGATTCCAAAAAACAGCGAATGTCATTAAAAAGGATTAAACGCAGTGTGATCGATGATATCTGCAAAGAGTTTTGTGAATATGGACACtga